The Amycolatopsis nigrescens CSC17Ta-90 genomic interval GCCCGGGGTGCCGGCCCTGGTGGCCAGCACACCGGTGTCGGCGGGCGGAGGCGTCGCCAGATCGCGCCTGGTGCGCAGCAGCGCGGCCAGTGCGTCGTCGGACGCGGAACGCAGCCAGTCCGCAAGTGAGGTCGCGGCCATAGTGAGGTTCAGACTAGGAGGACGCGGCGGCCGATACTCGCGCAGCCCTGGCTGCCGGGTCCGACCGGGTGCGGGTGTCCCGCAGAACACAGGAGGACGCGGCGGCCGATACTCGCGCAGCCCTGGTTGCCTGGTCCTGCGGGACACAACAGGAGATGATGGTGTTCGTGCGATAGTGCGGGCGGGTGACAGGTCTTGCCCCCGCTCGGGCACACTGTGCGTGAACGGCCGAACCTTTCTGGGAGGACGACGTGGCGAAGGGCGAAAACGGCAAGGCGAAGAACGGGGTCGACCCGAACTGGCCGCACGCCGGTAGCGACGGACACCCGGTTTCGGAGCTCGCGGCCGACCGGCAGGGCGCGCTGTCCCCGTTCGGTGAGGTGACGTTCCCGCTCGACTCGGTGCCCTACGTGCACCCGGAGACTCAGATCAACCTCGACTGAGGCAGTTACTCACGGGTAAACCGCCAGCTCGAGGGTGCCCCCGGTCACGGGTCTAGGGTCTGATCAGTCATCGATCCAGCTCCGTAGCGGGGGTAACGCCATGCCGGTTCCCGGTCCCGGTTATTCGATCACCGTCCGGGTGGAAGCGCCACCTTCGGCCAGCGCCGCGGGTGACCTCACCACGGCCGTCGGCCGGGTCGGCGGGGTGCTCACCGCGTTCGACGTTGTCGAGTCGCACGCCGACGCGATCGTGGTGGACATCAGCGCCAACGTGCTCTCGGCCGACCACGCCGAAGACATCCGCCGGGAGCTCGATTCCCTGCCAGGGGTGCGGGTCCGCAAGGTTTCCGACCGCACCTTCCTGATCCACCTCGGCGGCAAGATCGAGGTCACGCCCAAGGTCGCGCTGCGGAACCGGGACGATCTCTCCCGCGCGTACACCCCCGGCGTCGCCCGCGTCTGCCAGGCCATCGCGGCCAACCCCGAGGACGCCAGGCGGCTGACCATCAAGCGCAACACGGTCGCCGTGGTCACCGACGGCTCGGCCGTGCTCGGACTCGGCAACATCGGCCCGTCCGCCGCGCTGCCGGTGATGGAGGGCAAGGCGGCGCTGTTCAAGCGGTTCGGCGACGTGGACGCCTGGCCGGTCTGCCTGGACACCCAGGACACCGAGGAGATCATCCGCACGGTCAAGGCGCTGGCGCCGGTCTACGCCGGGATCAACCTGGAGGACATCGCCGCGCCGCGCTGCTTCGAGATCGAGGCCAGGCTGCGCGAGGCGCTGGACATCCCGGTCTTCCACGACGACCAGCACGGCACCGCGATCGTGGTGGTCGCCGCGCTGCGCAACGCGCTGCGGGTGGTCGGCAAGCCGATCGAGAACTGCAAGATCGTGGTCAGCGGGGTCGGTGCGGCCGGCTCCGCGATCATCCGGCTGCTGCTGCGCAAGAACCCCGGCGACATCGTGGCCGCGGACATCGACGGCGTGGTGCACACCGGCCGCGCCGGCCTGGACGACAACCTGCGTTCGATCGCGGAGCGCACCAACAAGGA includes:
- a CDS encoding NAD-dependent malic enzyme is translated as MPVPGPGYSITVRVEAPPSASAAGDLTTAVGRVGGVLTAFDVVESHADAIVVDISANVLSADHAEDIRRELDSLPGVRVRKVSDRTFLIHLGGKIEVTPKVALRNRDDLSRAYTPGVARVCQAIAANPEDARRLTIKRNTVAVVTDGSAVLGLGNIGPSAALPVMEGKAALFKRFGDVDAWPVCLDTQDTEEIIRTVKALAPVYAGINLEDIAAPRCFEIEARLREALDIPVFHDDQHGTAIVVVAALRNALRVVGKPIENCKIVVSGVGAAGSAIIRLLLRKNPGDIVAADIDGVVHTGRAGLDDNLRSIAERTNKDNVSGTLHDALRGADVFIGVSAPNLFGAEQVATMNSDAVVFALANPDPEVDPMEAQRHAAVVATGRSDYPNQINNVLAFPGVFRGLLDAQARHIDDEMLLAAANAIADVVADDRLNASFIVPSVFDSAVSPAVAEAVKLAAQRERLANVPS